The sequence below is a genomic window from Pagrus major chromosome 20, Pma_NU_1.0.
GATGACTATGACCTGAAGTTAACACGAGGATCTCAGCTGCTTTAAGCTTCTGCGTGCAGAAAATGAGTGAAATTATAAACACAGCTCCtctgacagagacacaaacttgGATGTGAGGGCAGAGTGGGCTCTTGTGTTCAGCCCACCGAACCAAACTGCTGAGAAAACAGTGCAATGTCAGTCGGAGCTCGGAGTGATGCAACTCAGTGCTCGAGTTACCAGCTGTGTTTGACTTCTGCAAACAGCacagaaagaggaaacaaacaccGAGCAGAAGCATCGACACGCGGGCTGCAATCCAAAGTGTTAAAAACATGATACATACCTTTCAGAGATCCCTCAGCCGCCCAACAGAGCGACCTGTCAGGTAATCAAATATGCTCCTGTGGCATAGTAGAGACACGTGGCGTGACGTCCTCCAATCACAAACTGGGGCAGCTCCCGACGTAAAAACCGGCGAAAACCAAACCTGACgctttattatttttgaatgtataaaatgaaaacaataaaaggacAAGTTTGAGATGCGGGCTGGGTTTAGCTAACGCTTAAGTTTACGTCTAACTCAACCTTAACTTAAGCTAACTGTTATGCTAATCAGCAAGCTAATTACCTCTATATGACGGGTTTGTTCTGCCTCTCGAGGAGAATTGGTGTGTGGGAACTTATTGTAAAGTCTCTGGGCAAGAACCATCCAcaagataaaacatgttgaGCCACTCTTGGACTACATTTGAAACGTGTAACAAGCTAACAggcagctaactagctaagctAAAGTCGTTCCCCATTCTTATGTATGCTGCGTTCATGTGACTATCGGAGGTAGGGATTTCCTAGTTGCGATTTCGGTGCACAACGCATATGTCAACAAAAAACTTGGCTGACCGGAACAACATCTTGTATAGTATCTTTAGTAAGTGTACACATAATTAAACCCTTGGCAGTGCAGCTGCGTCTCATATATAAACGAAATAAAGAAGGCAAACGACACATGAGAGAACAGATGGCATTATACGTTTTACTTTATGGCACTTTTATTCTTGAAAACGtatctattattttttattcacaaatatGGTCCTCTACAAATGCATTCCGAGTTTAAATAAGAATCTCCGACTTTAGTTGGCTTCCCATTGTAGTTTTTCTAGTAAGAATTTGTAAATGTTCGCGTTCTGAATCTTGGTCCTGAAGGCAGCATTAGGTTTGTGCTCGGAGTTTGGTGCGTAGCTGTGCGTCTGACGTCACTCCCCTTAGTAACCCTCGGCGGCGTCTCCAGGAGAGAAGGCAACAAGATGGTGAGTTTAATTTATCGTAATAATTAGCTATTAAATGTAAACTTCAAACTCAAAACGTGGAAATGTTCGCATTAAGTAGCGCCCTCGTGGATACAGATGTGCTTTTAATGGCTGCCGCTGTCTAACTTgccgagaaaaaaaaacatccaactGCAAAATCTGCCTTGTTGCTTCGTTCAGTTATCTGGGGAGATTAGCTTAGCACGTTAGCTGCGTTTAGCCCCCATTTGCGTTGCGTTAACTAGCCCTGCGTGGCAGcaactaaagaaaaacaaagacgaCGTGACAAAATACTCGCAGCAGGACCTCTTTTTGTCTTATTATATCGGTACCGTTAGGAGAGAGCTcgctcatcatcatcaaaatgCACTTCCACGGCCTGTAAGTGAGGAGtggatggaaggaaggagaTGCTTTTCCACAATGGTggccagctgcagcagtgctcCCCCTGTCCCCCTGACAAAGTAACGTTTACCATCACACGGCTGATCTCTCTGACTGTTTGTTGCAGGGATTGCTGTCTATCCTGCGTAAGCTAAAGAGCACACCAGACCAGGAGGTGAGGATACTGCTGCTGGGTCTGGACAACGGAGGGAAGACCACGCTGCTAAAGCAGCTGGCATCTGAGGACATCAGCCACATCACCCCCACACAGGTACGGAGGAGAgtttcagacacacagacatgacacaACAAGGATGGGCTGCCTCGCTCCTTTTGCagttttggattttattttcttcttgcCTTTATTTAACccatttgatgttttgtgtttacTCCAGGGATTCAACATCAAGAGCGTCCAGTCTCAGGGTTTTAAACTGAACGTTTGGGACATTGGAGGCCAGAGGAAGATCAGGCCGTACTGGAGAAACTACTTTGAAAACACAGATGTGCTGGTGAGCGGAGCACAGAAAAGATTGATCCATTAATCGTTTGATGAAGTCACTGCTGCACATGCTAACAAGGAGAACCTCCATGTTGTTTCAGATTTATGTCATTGACAGCGCTGACAGGAAGAGATTTGAGGAAACGGGTCAGGTATGTACACTatgttttgtgtcagtgtgtcacttattttcttgattaatcataTGCTcctcaaaatgtcacaaaaacttGAAAGGCGTCTTATAATACTGACTTGTTTTGTTCGACTGACCCCAAAACACCCTGAAAACCAGAAATAATCGCTTTTGAGAAGTTGGAACCAGtgatttcctttttctctttcgcatttttgattatcaaaattggTGCAACATAAATGTCCAttgattgactaattgtttAACTTTTAATATACTGTTTCACATAGTGCTGATTTCATCGGCAGATCATGTCCAATAGtcaccgatatgaaaacttaataataatgctgaaaaagaagctttataattattaaatttgcattaaagttttcagtttcacttcacTGAAGTCATTAATCAATTTACTGTGGTTACCTCATAGTGAGCCtcttatatctacagagggagtgtgtcctcttccacagagtccctcatgttgcaccgccatgtttctacggtagcccagaacagacaaaccaaacagcagCTCCAGAGAGGGACAGTGTTTTTGCGCTTTAATGCTGCAACCCATTGCAATCAATATTTCCAAGTTGGTATTACCGACTCCCAATGTAAGTGAGTCCCAGCGCATCTACTTGGAAAAACATGGATGCTCAAATCAAACTGATGTTTGTATGGCAAGTCAGTGAACCTCACAAGCAACTAGAGCAGCTGATTCAACAAAGTAGCTTGTTTAAAAGAGCGTGAGATGAGGGGTATTTTGTTTGTTGCGATCTGCagcctcaccactagatgccaaTAAATCctccaaactggacctttaacaatCACAAGAGTCCCAGTCTCGGGTTTACAGCTCAGTTTTTTATGACCATGAAGCACTTGAGTCTCTTCTGTGacagcatttgtgtgtgtgttttgatgtttaatgaacagatgtttgtgtgttgcaggaGCTTGCTGAGTTGTTGGATGAAGAGAAGTTGAGCGGCGTCCCTGTGCTGATCTTTGCGAACAAGCAGGACCTTCTGACGGCCGCCCCGGCCTCCGAGATCGCCGAGGGTCTCAATCTGCACACCATCCGGGATCGCATGTGGCAGATCCAGTCCTGCTCCGCCCTCACTGGTGAGGGGATTCAGGTGAGAGTACCAACCGAGCGTTTTCTTCGTTTTCACCtgcctttctttcttctcaCCATCTCTGTTGTCTTAAATACTCTTCCAGGAGGGCATGAATTGGGTCTGCAAGAGCGTCAACTCCAAGAAGAAATAGCTCGGCTTCTAGTCTTCTACTACTCAGGAGgatgagcagcagcacacatacactgacacacattgCACCCTCCTGAGCCTTAATACGATGGGATATACctgtgaatgtaaacacactaCTAATCCAACATGGACTTGGAGTTTTTAACCCCCCCGCGTTTCTGTTTCGCTGAGTTTTACTAATCTCAACACATCTTTCTACGTCGGCCCTCTACGAAGAGGAGGGAGGTTCGACTTCAAAGGGAACCCATGCCAGGAAATCAACCCCTCCACCCCGGACTACCCACGTCACCATCACCGCCCCAGCCAATCCCAGCAGCTACCGTCCTCGGCCCGTCACAGCCTCAAACATTCCCATTAAACTGCTGTCTTTTATTGGAATTCCAGCTCGTTCTTTAAACTCTTTTTCTCCGTCTCATTCTTACAGTttcatatgtgtttttttttttgtttttttttatcattccACAGTGGCTGTAAGCGCTTTTCCTGCTATGGTTTCTGTTTGAAGTGAGGTAtatttttgtaattgttttatttatggtgAAGTAGAGTGTAGAGTGCTTTAGAACAACAgctggtgtggtgtgtgtgtgtgtgtgtgtgtgattccaAGGATGTTGGAGGATCCGACTCTCCCCACTAAAGAATAATAATGTACATGTTAATATGTATAAAAACAGATGGAATTAAAAGGTGAAGagaaactacatttttttggatcaaaTGTAAATAGCTCGGCCCTGTGTTCATATGTTACGTTATGCGC
It includes:
- the arl3b gene encoding ADP-ribosylation factor-like protein 3, which gives rise to MGLLSILRKLKSTPDQEVRILLLGLDNGGKTTLLKQLASEDISHITPTQGFNIKSVQSQGFKLNVWDIGGQRKIRPYWRNYFENTDVLIYVIDSADRKRFEETGQELAELLDEEKLSGVPVLIFANKQDLLTAAPASEIAEGLNLHTIRDRMWQIQSCSALTGEGIQEGMNWVCKSVNSKKK